GCTTTCCTACTCAAGATTTCTCTTTGGGAAGGACTacttatatttaaattattatgtaCACATCCGTAACAATattgattaaataaatataagtcatttattttttaaacactTGCTCAGAAAACCATTTTATATACACATCCACTCACCAAATCGTATTCGTTAATATATCTGATATAATTGATTTGCATCAATGAATTGAATATAATAGTCTTTGATACAATTGCATTCATTGATACAAATCAattgtatcaattgtattcatGATATAATTATCGGTTAAATATACAATTATCGATCAGATATACAAATCAATTGTATCTCTCTGTCCTCTCTATAATTGTCTTTGGTgcaattgtattcattgatacaAGTCAGTTGTATTCATGATACAATTATCAGTCAAATATCCAATTATCCATCAGATATATACAAATCAATTGTATATATCTCTCCTCTCTCCtagatctcgctcgcctctctcctctttCTCCCAAATCTCACTCGCCTCTCTTCTCCTTCCAGTAACTAGTTTTTGACACAGATCAATTGTATTCGTAATACAATTATGCTCAAATATACAAATTAATTATATCTCTCCTCTCTATTCcaaatctcgctcgcctctctcctccctctctcaatctcgctcacctctctcctccctctcccaATCTCCCTCACCTCTCTCCTTCTTATAACATGTAGCTATGAATCCTAATTAAGTAAACTATAGCTAAAGAGGCTGATTATATTTCTAGTCTtaactatttttgaaatttcctCATTTTTAAACCTTCTAGACCGGACTCAAATGGAAAAAACTCAATTCCTCTTCTACTCAGTCATAAAATGGTTTTGGATCGGATCTGAATAAAAGAGGGATTGAATGTTTTTTGATTGGTTTGGATCTGGAGGAGTAAAAAAAATGGGTGAAGTAATATTATAAAGTCACATGACATTTTTGGAATTAAAGAATCAATTTAAGGAGTTTTTTAATTCAGTTGGTTAACAATAACAGAAAATATGCACTATTTGTTATACGATGAGGTATATATACATCATTTGTTAGACAACAAAGGTATATATACACCAATTTTTTTAATGAGAGATGTATCCGCTCTTAATCACAAAATGGAAGATGCAAAGCATTAaaaataggcataatacataaatatacccTTTAACTTGATTTCAACTTGCAACTATGCTTTTAAATTTTAAGTGTGCACAAGTAAACActtttaaacttgtataaaatcgAAGAAATAGACACACACATCCTACGTGGCATAATACATGTATGACGCCACATAGGACATAAAATCAACATGTAGAACGCCACATAGAATAAATGTGGCTATATGTTCAATTTTGTATAAGTTAAAATGTCTACTTGTACATTGACaaagttcaaaaaaattaattatcagCTAACCCAAATTAAGATATtaggtttttaaaaataatgtgataaattGTAATTCACAAAAGAGAGGATATGCATTAGACGTGCAAATCACAAGTAACTCCTCAAAATTAGCAtaactttatattatttaaaagagTTAATGCCTAAATAAATCTAAACTATTCATGTTCAgtttaataacaaaaatacgAAGTGGTTTGTTACTTGCACGAACCTTAACATTTCCTATCTAAAGAACCCCAGGCGACACTCtctttatattgtgtaattggagcacaaataaaaaaatttgaaaattcgaaaaactagaaaaaagtccaaattttatataatttgatttaatttatagatttaaaaATTCAACACAAATAATTTAGTTTGATATTTGAAAAACTCAATTCATCCCAATTCATGTACACCACTCATTTTAAATTCAGCCCAACTTACGCCTTACCCCCAATTGCCAAGGAAAACCATTTCATCTATTGGTTGaaactgaaaaaaataattctggTCCGCACTGGATTCTAGAAGTAGATTCTGTTCAATTGCTTCAATTCACTTCGTTTATTGTTCAAATCATCAGTTTTTCTTCCATAAGGGCGATTTAATAGAATGGGTGGCCTAAAGccaaaatttagaaaagaaaattatgattatttaacttatatatattctcataaatttttaaaaaatattgtaattgattataatttaataattaatttttctttagcATAACATTTCTTGTAatattttgtaagaaaaaataGTCATATAAAAAATGTTGTAAGttacatgacaacataaatGTTTAAATCTCTTTTATTGATTATAGTCTTGAAAACTTTTTCGAtagaatcaattgttatataaactatcaaaattattttaaaagtgtttaaaaataaaattaagactTCACTTTATTGAATATGCTAATTCGagtatataattattttctacgtatataatattttataatacttttaattACAAAAATCAATATTATAGTGATTGTTGCATTTATAAGACATTCAAAATTAagacaatattttttaaaaattaattatttgatagtCTAATTAGTTTAACCTTGAAATGTTTAATAAAACATCTCAAAGAATTGAAGACAATCGTGCAAAgtcaatattaaaatatggttgATTCAAATTAAAATACTCTAGATTagacaaatttaaaaataaaaagtaattgtATATTTAATTTTGCTAGGAAGAAGATGGAGAAGAAAGGGGGTTGGGTAGCGTGGGGCGAGTAAAATGTGTTgtcatttcatttatttttttaataacaaaataaataaaaaatttagttgaaataattttcatttttttaacaaaaaattctctttttttaaaaattgtggGGTCTGTGTCATCTTTTAATTAGTCATTTTGCCACGTCATAGCAAGTGTATCACACACACTTTACTTATTTTGCTGATTATCGAAAAATATCTAATAGAAGTTTTGAATAGTTAAAAGTATTCAATAGGTAATAGTCTtaattgaggtgtctaagtgaaatatGTGAACAACTTTAAGGGTCGTCGATGACTTAATGATTAACTaatatgggacggagggagtaagaGATTATCAACAAACtattaagaaaattttaattaatactcaCCCCGTTCCTTTTTAGTTTCATGATTAGGTCTAActcaatcttttagaaaaattaaTACAGAGTGTTGTTTGATCATTATATTctttattaattctttaatctttatctaTATATGTGCCTCttaattctaaaataattaatgttcaaaataaaattggaaaaagaataattaaatatatcttgattgtttaaattgatAACTATTTCCTCCGTCCAACAATATTTGTCCACTATTGACTTTGCATgtataatttttaagaaattataaatagaaGGATAATTTTACCATATTAccatttaaatataataaatacaatgtattaaaaaatataataaaaaatgactactaattaattaatgataatggtaaattaaaacaaatattgAGCTGAAAGGGATCTTTGAGAGTTGAATGAAGGATAGGggatttctatttcttttttctttttttttgttataaacatttaattagggattaattatgaagagatgaggttgaattagaatatttaaaagtttagggtaaaaattaaaagatcaaaaacttttaataaaaccctaaattctatttattttctccattttttaaaatcttctGTTCTCCTTttccctcctctcttctcttctctttcttttctccatttttttaaacGCTCTTGTTACTTTTCCCTTTCATATTcttcttccttaacttctttgccttttttcttctccgttttttcctttcttttcaaaCATTTTGTGttttcatcatcttcttcttcggATGTTGTCatcctcatttttttcttcattccgatttgattgtgaaaattataaaaaaaaattgatgaaaagagaagagaggatatgttgtttatataaacatgagttgttcaagcaaccaaaagatgttgtttaaacaaccctaagttgtttaattcaaacaacagaagttgtttaaacaaccaaaagttgtttagttcaaacaaccagaagatatttaaacaatcctaagttgtttaggtattttttatgattctttagttaaaacaatgaaaatattttaaatatcagctagttgtttggagaaatataaaaatatttgctAATTGTTTTGGAGATcgagatatgaaaatatttgttagTTGTTTAGACAAATGTTTAAATATCTACTAGTTGTTTAGAGATGATGGTGACGTGGAGGAGGAAAGGTTGGGGGAGGATGAGGCTGAGGGGTGGATGAGGGTCCGGGAAAAAAGAAAGGGGGTCTTttgttaattaaaaatatttgtgacattttaaaatatgtgtcgttattattaattaaaaaaaaatctcttttattttcaaaacttgtgtcatattttttttatttaatctcTTAAAGctctcttctaattcaattcaAGAAAGTAATAGCGATAAATACATAAAAAGAACTAGGGTTGGTTCTTCGTTTAATCTTTCCTCTTGCTGgaatttgtttcttttttagGGTTGAGCTGCAGTTGCTGTTCCAATGGCTTCCAGAGATGCAGACCCAAGTCTCGGTTATCTCACTCGTAAGGAAACGGAGGTAAAGCTTCCTAGACCTACGCGTGTGAAGAACAAAACCCCAGCGCCAATCCAAATCACCGCCGAGCAAATCCTCCGGGAAGCTAGGGAACGTCAGGAGGCTGAAATCAGACCACCCAAGCAGAAAATCACTGACCCAACAGAGCTTGCTGATTACCGTCTTCGTAAGCGAAAGGAATTCGAGGCGTTAATTAGCCGTGTACGGTGGAACAAGAGTGTGTGGGTGAAATATGCTAAATGGGAAGAATCACAAAAGGATTTCAAGCGTGCTCGTTCTATATGGGAACGTGCACTTGAAGTGGATTATCGTGACCATACCATGTGGTTGAAGTATGCTGATGTGGAGATGAAGAATAAGTTTGTTAATCATGCACGTAATGTATGGGATCGAGCCGTCACTCTTTTGCCTAGGGTTGATCAGTTGTGGTATAAGTATATTCATATGGAAGAGATGTTAGGCAATGTGGCTGGTGCAAGGCAGATTTTTGAGAGGTGGATGGGTTGGATGCCGGATCAGCAAGGGTGGTTGTCTTATATTAAGTTTGAGTTAAGGTATAATGAAATAGAGAGGGCAAGAGCCATTTTCGAGAGATTCGTGCAGTGTCATCCGAAAGTTAGTGCTTGGATTAGGTTTGCGAAATTTGAGATGAAGAATGGGGAGATAGGGAGGGCAAGGAATTGTTATGAGAGGGCTGTGGATAAGTTGGCAGATGATGAGGAAGCCGAACAGCTGTTTGTGGCGTTTGCAGAGTTTGAGGAGAAGTGTAAGGAGACAGAGAGGGCAAGGTGCATATATAAGTTTGCACTTGATCACATACCGAAAGGGCGAGCTGAGGATTTGTATAGGAAGTTTGTGGCATTTGAAAAGCAGTATGGTGATAGAGAAGGTATTGAGGATGCTATAGTTGGAAAAAGGAGGTTTCAGTATGAGGATGAAGTAAGGAAGAATCCACGTAACTATGATACGTGGTTTGATTATATTCGGTTGGAAGAGAGCGTTGGAAATAAAGAGAGGATTAGAGAGGTTTATGAGAGAGCCATTGCTAATGTTCCTCCTGCTGAAGAGAAGCGATATTGGCAGCGATACATTTACTTATGGTAAATTTGACAACCTTCACTTACTTCAAATGATGTTTAATTCTATTTTGGACACCTTACCATGCAATTATGTTTATTGGCCGACTTTACTCTTTTTAGGATCAATTATGCATTATATGAAGAGCTTGATGCAGATGACATGGAAAGGACCAGAGATGTCTACAGGTAAGATATCGTTGTCTCGAATGAAATATCACTATGTAGTTCATTTGGCTGATGAAccatattatttattatgctcTATGTTTTTGATACTGGTAATGGCAAACATAATCTAGCTCTACCAACAGTGGTTTCCCTTGTATCTAGTATTTATTTGGCTCTGTCTCAAGGCCAAATAAATTTTCTTGCTGCAGCCCAATCTTCTTGAGCACTCATCATGATAATACTCCCAACTTTTAGATTGTTAAGGGTTTTTTCCCTTTCAGTTGTTTAGTTGCTAGTTTCAATTTTTAGCCTTACTTCCATCAGGGTTTGAGTAGAATTGGTGTTCCTTGGTGTGGGTTTTATCTAGTTGCAGCGGATAAGTACTGAGTTGGTCTTTGTTAGGGTTACCTTTTGTGACTTTGATTAATAGTGGTGAACAACTAGTTTTATGATTGGAATTTGGAAGTCAACTTTTCCTAATTCTTTGTGTGTTTGGTTCGACTGAAAACTTCTCTGTGATGATATCATTCTCCACTGTTTGATTATTTTCCACCTAAGGGGGGCTGGaatcatttttctttataaatgtCCCCACTCATGCTTACTTACCTCTTGCTTCAACCTAACATATAAGcattattttcaatctttaatatccaaaattatcattaaaacatcatccTCATATCCTACCCTCCACCTTGTATGTTATATTTCACCTACTTTATATCCAACTAAACACTGGAGGATGATCCATAAGATAATTTTCAAGGTGAAGCTGTGTTTCTGAAACTCTTCCCTAAAAGTCAAATGCGCCCAAATCATAGgaatttgttgatatttgtttttaattagtTTGAAGGTTGTTACTAGCAGTGTAGTCTGGATGGAGTTCTTGAATTCAACTTAATGAGGCCACCAGTAGCTTCAGTTACCAACAAAAGTACGAGTTGGAAGGAATCGACTTACTCTCGAGACATCTTGTATTCTCAAACCCATACTAGTACTTGTTATTTGATCTCAAATCTATTTCTTAGGGTGATTATACTAGGATTAAACCCTTATCTGTGAATAATAACCCTTAAATTTAagttgtttattttttaattttacaacaagaacaacaccaacatatccagtgaaatcccacttaGTGGGGTCTAGGAAGAGTAGAGTATACAtggaccttaccactacctcgtggaggtagagagactgtttcaGAAAGACCTTggctcaagtgcatcaaaccgaagtaaaggaagaagaaaaccTATGCCAGTTTCTACTGGGACAGTTTGTAGTGTGTTGCTAGTTACCAACACCTCGAATATCCTTATAACCTCTATCGATGACCTCATTCATGGTTCTCTTCTGTTCCCACTTTATAATCCATCATTCTTCTCTTTAATAGCCCTATCTCCTCTTTATCAACCTATGCCAATGTAGTGGTCTCCCATTAACGTTATGTCTGGTCCAAGGGATGAGACCTGACCTGAAAGGGAATATTTGAATTACACATTACTTGCCTTACTATTTCCCTCTTTTACTTCCTAATGGAACTAGGAAAATAACCCATACCTCCTATTCTTTTCTGCCTCTCCTCCTTCACacatatttttctcaaatatttttagaagtAGGATTATATATTTTAGCACTCCTCCACTTTAATCTTTTATCCTTTCAAACTGAACCTACAGAGTAGGGTATGAATTGCCCTCCTGAGGGCCTCTTATTGATACCTAGATTTGATTTAAATCGATACTTTACAGAAAATAACATTTGGTTAGCTATT
This Solanum dulcamara chromosome 1, daSolDulc1.2, whole genome shotgun sequence DNA region includes the following protein-coding sequences:
- the LOC129874180 gene encoding uncharacterized protein LOC129874180, translated to MASRDADPSLGYLTRKETEVKLPRPTRVKNKTPAPIQITAEQILREARERQEAEIRPPKQKITDPTELADYRLRKRKEFEALISRVRWNKSVWVKYAKWEESQKDFKRARSIWERALEVDYRDHTMWLKYADVEMKNKFVNHARNVWDRAVTLLPRVDQLWYKYIHMEEMLGNVAGARQIFERWMGWMPDQQGWLSYIKFELRYNEIERARAIFERFVQCHPKVSAWIRFAKFEMKNGEIGRARNCYERAVDKLADDEEAEQLFVAFAEFEEKCKETERARCIYKFALDHIPKGRAEDLYRKFVAFEKQYGDREGIEDAIVGKRRFQYEDEVRKNPRNYDTWFDYIRLEESVGNKERIREVYERAIANVPPAEEKRYWQRYIYLWINYALYEELDADDMERTRDVYRECLKLIPHQKFSFAKIWLLAAQFEIRQLRLKEARLLLGEAIGRAPKDKIFKKYIEIELHFGNIDRCRKLYEKYLEWSPENCYAWSKFAELERSLYETDRARAIFELAIDQPALDMPELLWKAYIDFEISEGEFERTRALYERLLNRTKHLKVWISYAKFEASAMDSEAEEDIEQKKNCLQHARDVFERAVSYFRNSAPELKEERAMLLEEWLNMESGFGELGDINLVRAKLPKKLKKRRQIDMEDGPAAYEEYIDYLFPEETQTTNLKILEAAYKWKKQRVASEED